From one Dyella sp. 2HG41-7 genomic stretch:
- a CDS encoding sigma-70 family RNA polymerase sigma factor, which yields MRGRQQQQAFEILLREHQRIVLKVVSMYARHPDDRNDLAQEICVQLWRSFGSFDETRARFSTWMYRVALNVAISHVRRTPRHEERFEPLESSHLDTIGGSEGIPEADERLIALHGFIDQLDSLNRALILLYLEDRSYSDIADILGISETNVATKISRIKQKLRQQMTGVVPAGA from the coding sequence ATGCGCGGACGGCAACAACAGCAAGCCTTCGAGATATTGCTGCGGGAACACCAGCGGATCGTGCTGAAGGTGGTGTCCATGTATGCCCGCCACCCGGACGACCGCAACGACCTCGCGCAGGAAATCTGCGTGCAGCTCTGGCGCTCGTTCGGCAGCTTCGACGAAACGCGCGCGCGGTTTTCGACCTGGATGTATCGCGTGGCGCTCAATGTCGCGATCTCGCATGTGCGGCGCACGCCGCGCCATGAAGAGCGCTTCGAGCCATTGGAGTCCAGTCACTTGGACACCATCGGCGGCAGCGAAGGCATTCCCGAGGCGGACGAGCGCCTGATCGCCTTGCACGGATTTATCGATCAACTCGATTCGCTCAATCGCGCGCTGATTCTTTTGTATTTGGAAGATCGCAGCTACAGCGATATCGCCGACATTCTCGGCATTAGCGAAACCAATGTGGCGACCAAGATCAGTCGCATCAAACAGAAATTACGCCAACAAATGACGGGCGTCGTGCCCGCAGGAGCATGA
- a CDS encoding M14 family metallopeptidase, whose protein sequence is MCLGFFALNVHAAGLHDSDWITPAESSHFRTTPSYADTLAYLQRLQKAAPDKIKLETFGITPQGLPMTVVIASTDGDLSPDAARAAHKPVVLVQAGIHPGEIEGKDAGLMLLRDIAVTGKYPHLLDHVVLVYIPVFSVDGHEHTSPYNRINQNGPDSMGFRGQAQYLNLNRDYIKADAPEMLAWLKLWQTWLPDFLIDVHTTDGADYQYDLTWYTEDPHKLDPVIANWQHTLLVDRAIPTYEKLGHLASIYLEFKDGRDPRKGIENFGSGPRFSTGYAALQNRPGLLIETHMLKSYAVRVHAVYDLLRVVLGDIDSEPASLLAATSQADANTVARAGNAQAQVPLTFKLDPHATPFELKGYAFAQTHSDVSNDTWIQYDPTKPVTYRIDNWNGLLPDISFTPPAAYVVPGEWKTIIEKLDAHGIAYRRIGHPMKEVDATAYQLDQPKWANEPFESHLMLQSFNLHAQPVEITLSPGSVIVPMNQRAANVAIELLEPQAPDSLLRWGYLNAIFEQKEYGEQRVLEKLARDMLAKDPALKAEFEKKLHDDPSFAANSRARLSFFYDRSPWYTVQRIGVYPVLRVDAAQMANIATK, encoded by the coding sequence ATGTGCCTAGGGTTTTTCGCCCTCAACGTACACGCCGCCGGATTGCACGACAGCGACTGGATCACGCCGGCCGAATCGTCCCACTTCCGCACGACGCCAAGTTACGCCGATACACTCGCGTATTTGCAGCGTTTGCAGAAAGCCGCGCCCGACAAGATCAAACTGGAAACCTTCGGCATCACGCCGCAAGGCCTGCCGATGACCGTGGTGATTGCGAGCACCGATGGCGACTTGTCGCCCGATGCCGCGCGCGCAGCGCACAAACCGGTCGTACTGGTGCAAGCCGGCATTCATCCGGGCGAGATCGAAGGCAAAGACGCGGGTTTGATGTTGCTGCGCGATATCGCCGTCACCGGTAAATATCCGCATCTACTCGATCATGTCGTGCTCGTCTACATTCCGGTCTTCAGCGTGGATGGACACGAACACACATCGCCGTACAACCGCATCAATCAAAACGGTCCAGACAGCATGGGCTTTCGCGGCCAGGCGCAATACCTCAACCTCAACCGCGACTACATCAAGGCCGATGCGCCGGAAATGCTTGCGTGGTTGAAGCTCTGGCAGACATGGCTGCCGGATTTTCTGATCGACGTGCACACCACCGATGGCGCGGATTACCAATACGACCTGACCTGGTATACCGAGGATCCGCATAAGCTCGATCCAGTCATCGCCAACTGGCAGCACACATTGCTGGTGGATCGCGCGATACCGACTTACGAAAAACTCGGGCATCTCGCTTCGATCTATCTGGAGTTCAAGGACGGCCGAGACCCGCGCAAAGGCATCGAGAATTTCGGCTCCGGTCCGCGTTTTTCCACCGGCTACGCCGCGTTGCAAAACCGTCCGGGGTTACTGATCGAAACGCATATGCTGAAATCGTACGCGGTGCGCGTGCATGCCGTTTACGACCTGCTGCGTGTCGTGCTCGGCGATATCGACAGCGAGCCGGCATCGTTGCTCGCCGCAACGAGCCAAGCCGACGCCAATACCGTGGCTCGCGCTGGAAATGCGCAGGCGCAAGTACCACTTACCTTCAAGCTCGATCCCCATGCCACGCCGTTCGAATTGAAGGGTTACGCCTTCGCGCAAACGCATAGCGATGTCTCCAACGACACCTGGATTCAATACGATCCGACTAAACCCGTTACCTATCGCATCGATAACTGGAACGGTCTTCTGCCGGATATTTCGTTCACGCCGCCGGCCGCATACGTCGTGCCTGGCGAATGGAAAACGATCATCGAAAAGTTAGACGCGCATGGCATCGCCTATCGGCGCATTGGCCACCCGATGAAAGAGGTGGACGCGACGGCCTATCAGCTCGATCAACCCAAGTGGGCAAACGAGCCGTTTGAGAGTCACCTGATGCTGCAGAGCTTCAATCTGCATGCGCAGCCGGTCGAGATTACGTTATCACCTGGTTCGGTGATCGTGCCGATGAATCAGCGCGCCGCGAATGTCGCTATCGAATTATTGGAGCCACAAGCGCCAGATTCATTGCTGCGCTGGGGCTATCTCAACGCCATCTTCGAACAAAAAGAATACGGCGAGCAGCGTGTCTTGGAAAAACTCGCGCGCGATATGCTGGCGAAGGATCCCGCGCTGAAAGCCGAGTTCGAGAAGAAGCTGCATGACGATCCGAGCTTCGCTGCCAACAGCCGTGCGCGTTTGAGTTTCTTTTACGACCGATCGCCTTGGTACACGGTGCAACGTATCGGCGTTTATCCTGTGCTGCGCGTCGATGCCGCGCAGATGGCGAATATTGCGACCAAGTAA
- a CDS encoding MlaD family protein, translating into MTDQNQPNVGGDLPEPVVRRRRVSASWIWLVPVIAALVGLSLVVNAWMEKGPTISISFESAQGLEPGKTIVKYKDVVIGKVTRIHLSSDHSKVIIKVELEKSAENIAVSDTRFWVVRPRIGLGGVSGIDTLLSGSFIGVDVGKSNQPQTDFVGLETPPSVTHDSRGKSFYLHSADLGSLDIGSPVYFRRIQVGRVASYKLNDDGKAVSVQIFIEKPYDKFVTTESRFWNASGVDVSLSADGLKLNTQSLATVLAGGVAFLDAPGPHPDEKTADENAAFTLFDTQGAAMAPPDGEPHYIRMRFDQPLRGLSVNAPVEFRGINFGNVVSIHMDYDEKTGKFPIYVGAVVYPDRLGHAHVKLEALAKAKGDNDDMSHMIGVLVAQGLRAQAKVGNLLTGQLYISMDIVPKAPKVEYNPDARPLEIPTMPGSFDKLQEQVAEMVDKLDKIPFDAIGNNLNHTLADLDATIKQVNGNVLPAFQETLKGANQTLGVANNALSADSPLQQNLAGTLEELQRMARSLRTLTDYLNTHPSALIRGRGKDAPPPNASPATNPPQQGSHP; encoded by the coding sequence ATGACTGATCAAAACCAACCCAACGTAGGTGGCGATCTACCCGAACCGGTGGTGCGGCGGCGTCGCGTCAGCGCGTCGTGGATCTGGCTGGTGCCGGTGATCGCGGCGCTGGTCGGGTTGTCGCTGGTCGTCAACGCCTGGATGGAAAAAGGGCCGACTATCAGCATCAGCTTCGAATCGGCACAAGGGTTGGAGCCGGGCAAGACGATCGTGAAATACAAGGATGTGGTGATCGGCAAGGTCACGCGCATTCATCTGAGTTCCGATCACAGCAAGGTGATCATCAAGGTCGAACTGGAAAAGAGCGCCGAAAACATCGCGGTATCCGACACGCGTTTCTGGGTGGTGCGCCCGCGCATCGGTCTGGGCGGCGTGTCAGGCATCGATACGTTGTTGTCGGGTTCGTTTATCGGCGTGGACGTGGGCAAGTCCAACCAGCCGCAAACCGATTTTGTCGGATTGGAAACGCCGCCGTCCGTCACGCACGACTCGCGCGGCAAAAGTTTTTACCTGCACTCGGCCGACTTGGGCTCGCTGGATATCGGATCGCCGGTCTACTTCCGCCGCATTCAAGTGGGGCGCGTGGCGTCGTACAAGCTCAATGACGACGGCAAGGCCGTGTCGGTGCAGATTTTTATCGAGAAGCCGTACGATAAATTTGTGACGACGGAATCGCGCTTCTGGAATGCCAGCGGCGTGGATGTGTCGCTGAGCGCCGACGGTTTGAAACTCAACACGCAATCGCTGGCGACGGTGCTTGCCGGCGGCGTGGCTTTTCTTGATGCGCCGGGTCCGCATCCGGATGAGAAGACCGCTGACGAGAATGCAGCCTTTACGCTGTTCGATACCCAGGGCGCCGCGATGGCGCCGCCGGATGGCGAGCCGCATTACATCCGCATGCGTTTCGATCAACCGCTGCGCGGCTTGTCGGTGAATGCGCCGGTGGAATTCCGCGGTATCAATTTCGGCAATGTCGTATCCATCCATATGGACTACGACGAAAAGACTGGCAAATTCCCGATCTACGTCGGCGCCGTGGTCTACCCGGACCGCCTCGGTCATGCGCACGTGAAGCTGGAGGCGCTCGCCAAAGCCAAGGGCGACAACGACGACATGTCGCACATGATCGGCGTGCTGGTCGCGCAAGGTCTGCGTGCGCAAGCTAAGGTCGGCAATCTGTTGACGGGGCAGCTCTATATTTCGATGGATATCGTGCCTAAGGCGCCGAAGGTCGAGTACAACCCGGATGCGCGCCCGCTCGAAATTCCCACCATGCCGGGCAGCTTCGACAAATTGCAGGAGCAGGTGGCGGAGATGGTCGACAAGCTCGACAAGATTCCGTTCGACGCCATCGGCAACAACCTCAATCACACGCTGGCCGACCTTGATGCGACGATCAAGCAGGTCAACGGCAATGTGTTGCCGGCCTTCCAGGAAACGCTGAAAGGCGCCAATCAAACCCTGGGTGTTGCGAACAACGCGCTGTCGGCCGATTCGCCGCTGCAGCAGAACCTGGCCGGTACGCTGGAGGAATTGCAGCGCATGGCGCGCTCGTTGCGCACGTTGACCGATTACCTCAATACCCATCCCAGTGCGCTGATCCGCGGACGCGGCAAAGATGCACCGCCGCCGAATGCCAGCCCCGCTACCAACCCGCCGCAGCAAGGGAGCCATCCATGA
- a CDS encoding PqiC family protein: protein MIRMRTLMATCAAAALAACSSAPVHYYTLIPPPDNVQTTNVGPVANFQFELMPVGVPAQDDVPQLVVRQGGQSVAMLDGERWIAPLADEVRGALSVDLSRQMNAQDISSGIGVDGKPVLRIKVDLRRFDSSPGNYALVEATWTVRALKGQTVLTCNSRINQSVGQGYEGLVAAHQHALSTLAGQIATVAPAIATGNVPTTCPAP, encoded by the coding sequence ATGATTCGTATGCGAACTCTGATGGCGACCTGCGCGGCGGCTGCGTTGGCGGCGTGCTCATCCGCGCCCGTGCATTACTACACGTTGATTCCGCCGCCCGATAATGTGCAAACGACGAACGTCGGGCCGGTCGCGAACTTTCAGTTCGAGTTGATGCCGGTGGGCGTTCCCGCGCAGGACGACGTGCCGCAGCTGGTGGTGCGCCAGGGCGGCCAGTCGGTCGCCATGCTGGATGGCGAGCGTTGGATCGCGCCGCTTGCCGATGAAGTGCGCGGCGCGCTGTCGGTCGACCTGTCGCGCCAGATGAATGCGCAAGACATCAGCAGCGGCATCGGCGTGGACGGCAAGCCAGTGCTGCGCATCAAGGTCGATCTGCGCCGATTCGATTCGTCGCCGGGCAATTACGCGCTGGTCGAGGCGACCTGGACCGTGCGTGCGCTGAAAGGGCAGACGGTGCTCACCTGCAACAGCCGCATCAATCAAAGCGTGGGGCAGGGCTACGAGGGCTTGGTGGCGGCTCACCAACACGCCTTGTCGACACTGGCGGGGCAAATCGCGACCGTCGCCCCGGCCATTGCGACTGGCAATGTACCGACAACTTGCCCTGCTCCGTAG
- a CDS encoding paraquat-inducible protein A: MSTPPASMDHTHQAPTSTLLICEHCDTVYRRRRLRRGEAARCARCQAVLERHQPISLNAMLALVVTVMVVFVQANVWPIITLGLNGEEIHATLWGIIIMMWHEHSQVVAVLAAGTLFFFPLVKMLVLGWLLVYGRLGRRAPGFRRLMVLLHYIGPWTMSEVFVLGVLVSIVKAHLYFDVNPDAGVFAYAVLAILITVFAGIDVRQLWDKIPESSP; this comes from the coding sequence ATGAGCACGCCCCCCGCCAGCATGGATCACACGCACCAGGCACCCACGTCGACGTTGCTGATCTGTGAGCATTGCGACACGGTGTATCGCCGCCGGCGGCTGAGGCGCGGCGAGGCCGCGCGTTGCGCACGCTGCCAGGCGGTGCTGGAGCGCCATCAGCCGATCAGTCTCAACGCGATGCTTGCGTTGGTGGTGACGGTGATGGTGGTGTTCGTGCAGGCGAATGTGTGGCCAATCATCACCTTGGGGCTCAATGGCGAAGAAATTCACGCCACGCTCTGGGGCATCATCATCATGATGTGGCACGAGCACTCGCAGGTGGTCGCCGTGTTGGCGGCGGGTACGCTGTTCTTCTTTCCCTTGGTGAAAATGCTGGTGCTCGGCTGGCTGCTCGTTTATGGGCGCTTGGGCCGACGTGCGCCGGGGTTTCGTCGGTTGATGGTGCTGTTGCATTACATCGGCCCTTGGACGATGAGCGAAGTGTTTGTACTGGGGGTGCTGGTGTCGATCGTCAAAGCGCACCTGTATTTCGATGTGAACCCTGATGCAGGCGTATTCGCTTACGCGGTGCTGGCGATCTTGATCACCGTTTTTGCGGGCATCGACGTGCGCCAGCTGTGGGACAAGATTCCGGAGTCTTCGCCGTGA
- the leuS gene encoding leucine--tRNA ligase: protein MQDNQDQGSNHDYNPQAVESAAQQYWNAQHAYEVKEDPSRPKFYCLAMLPYPSGALHMGHVRNYTIADVISRYQRMNGKNVLQPMGWDAFGLPAENAAIKNKTAPAKWTYKNIDHMRDQLKSLGYAIDWSREFATCRPDYYRWEQLMFTRLMKKGLAYRKNAVVNWDPVDQTVLANEQVIDGRGWRSGALVEKREIPQWFLKITDYAQELLDGLDTLPGWPDAVKTMQRNWIGRSEGVEIHFAVEGEAEPLTVFTTRPDTLMGVTFVSIAGEHPLALKAAKSDPKLASFLEELRHGGVSEAELETQEKRGMATGLFAIHPITGDKVPVWVANFVLMGYGTGAVMAVPGHDGRDFEFAHKYDLPIKQVIAVSGDDAAYDSQHWKEWYSDKTRADMRVINSGDLDGKNYRDAFDFIANKLEANGHGVRRVNWRLRDWGVSRQRYWGCPIPVIYCAKCDAVPVPEDQLPVVLPEDVAFSGVQSPIKADPAWRKTTCPQCGGPAERETDTFDTFMESSWYYARYTSPGANGMVDERANYWLPVDQYIGGIEHAILHLLYFRFYHKLMRDAGMVKSDEPATNLLCQGMVIAETFYREHADGSKDWINPADVEIQRDEKARVIGATLKADGKPVHIGGIEKMSKSKNNGVDPQAMVEKFGADTVRLFSMFAAPPEQSLEWSEAGVEGMARFLRRFWREVITHVNQPDHPEVDPSALDAGQKALRRQLHETIQKVSDDFGRRHAFNTAIASLMELLNALGKFTDQSDQGRAVRHEALESMVLLLNPVVPHVSHTLWQALGHIQAVLDDQSWPKADPAALVRDTLTLAVQVNGKLRGTIDIPANASKEEAESLARAQPNVAAFLEGQTVRKVIVVPGKIVNIVAG, encoded by the coding sequence ATGCAGGACAATCAAGACCAGGGTTCCAACCACGATTACAACCCGCAGGCGGTGGAATCCGCCGCGCAGCAGTATTGGAACGCGCAACACGCGTACGAGGTGAAGGAGGATCCCTCCCGCCCGAAGTTCTACTGCTTGGCGATGCTGCCGTATCCCTCCGGCGCGTTGCATATGGGCCACGTGCGCAACTACACCATCGCCGACGTCATCAGCCGCTATCAGCGCATGAACGGCAAAAACGTGCTGCAGCCGATGGGCTGGGATGCGTTCGGCCTGCCGGCGGAAAACGCAGCGATCAAGAACAAGACCGCGCCCGCCAAGTGGACGTACAAAAACATCGACCACATGCGCGACCAGCTCAAGTCGCTGGGTTACGCCATCGACTGGTCGCGCGAATTCGCTACTTGTAGGCCGGATTACTACCGCTGGGAACAGCTGATGTTCACGCGGTTGATGAAGAAGGGCCTGGCCTATCGCAAGAACGCGGTGGTGAACTGGGATCCGGTCGATCAGACCGTGCTCGCCAACGAGCAGGTGATCGACGGCCGCGGCTGGCGCTCCGGCGCGTTGGTGGAAAAGCGCGAAATTCCGCAGTGGTTTTTGAAAATTACCGACTACGCGCAAGAGTTGCTCGATGGTCTGGATACGCTGCCGGGCTGGCCCGATGCGGTGAAGACCATGCAGCGCAACTGGATCGGTCGTAGCGAAGGCGTGGAAATTCACTTCGCCGTTGAAGGTGAGGCGGAACCGCTCACGGTGTTCACCACGCGTCCCGATACGCTGATGGGCGTGACCTTCGTATCGATCGCCGGCGAACATCCGCTGGCGTTGAAGGCTGCGAAAAGCGATCCGAAGCTCGCGTCCTTTCTGGAAGAGCTGCGCCATGGCGGCGTGTCGGAAGCCGAACTGGAAACGCAGGAAAAGCGCGGCATGGCCACGGGCCTGTTCGCCATCCATCCGATCACCGGCGACAAAGTGCCGGTGTGGGTCGCCAACTTTGTGCTGATGGGTTACGGCACCGGCGCGGTCATGGCCGTGCCTGGTCACGACGGGCGCGATTTCGAATTCGCGCACAAGTACGACTTGCCCATCAAGCAAGTAATCGCTGTCAGCGGCGACGATGCAGCGTACGACTCGCAGCACTGGAAAGAGTGGTATTCGGACAAGACGCGCGCCGATATGCGCGTGATCAATTCCGGCGATCTCGATGGAAAAAACTATCGCGACGCCTTCGATTTCATCGCCAACAAACTCGAAGCCAACGGCCACGGTGTACGCCGCGTCAATTGGCGCTTGCGCGATTGGGGCGTGAGCCGCCAGCGTTATTGGGGTTGCCCGATTCCGGTGATCTATTGCGCCAAGTGCGACGCCGTGCCGGTGCCGGAAGATCAGCTGCCGGTGGTGTTGCCGGAAGACGTTGCGTTCTCCGGCGTGCAATCGCCGATCAAGGCCGATCCCGCATGGCGAAAGACCACCTGTCCGCAGTGCGGTGGTCCGGCCGAACGCGAAACCGACACGTTCGATACCTTTATGGAATCGAGCTGGTACTACGCGCGTTACACCAGCCCCGGCGCGAACGGCATGGTGGACGAGCGTGCGAATTATTGGCTGCCGGTAGATCAATACATCGGCGGCATCGAGCACGCGATTTTGCATCTGCTGTACTTCCGCTTCTATCACAAGCTGATGCGCGACGCGGGCATGGTGAAGTCGGACGAACCGGCCACCAATCTGCTGTGCCAGGGTATGGTGATCGCGGAAACGTTCTATCGCGAACATGCGGATGGTTCGAAGGATTGGATCAATCCCGCCGACGTGGAAATTCAGCGCGACGAAAAAGCGCGCGTGATCGGCGCGACCTTGAAGGCGGACGGCAAGCCGGTGCATATCGGCGGCATCGAAAAGATGTCCAAGTCCAAGAACAACGGCGTCGATCCGCAGGCGATGGTGGAGAAATTTGGCGCCGATACGGTGCGTCTGTTTTCCATGTTCGCCGCGCCGCCGGAGCAATCGCTGGAATGGAGCGAAGCGGGCGTCGAAGGCATGGCGCGTTTCCTGCGCCGTTTCTGGCGCGAGGTGATCACGCACGTCAATCAGCCCGATCACCCCGAAGTCGATCCGTCTGCGCTGGACGCCGGTCAGAAGGCGCTGCGTCGTCAATTGCACGAAACCATTCAGAAGGTGAGCGACGATTTCGGTCGGCGGCATGCGTTCAATACCGCCATCGCATCGTTGATGGAGCTGCTCAACGCGCTCGGCAAATTCACCGATCAAAGCGATCAGGGCCGCGCCGTGCGACACGAGGCGCTGGAATCCATGGTGCTGCTGCTCAACCCGGTCGTGCCGCACGTCAGTCATACGTTGTGGCAGGCGTTGGGCCATATCCAAGCCGTGCTGGACGACCAGTCGTGGCCGAAGGCGGACCCGGCGGCGCTGGTGCGCGATACGCTTACCCTGGCCGTTCAGGTCAACGGCAAACTGCGCGGCACCATCGATATTCCCGCCAATGCTTCCAAGGAAGAAGCGGAATCGCTGGCGCGCGCACAACCCAATGTGGCAGCCTTCCTGGAAGGGCAGACGGTGCGCAAGGTAATCGTGGTGCCCGGCAAGATCGTCAACATCGTCGCAGGATGA
- the trxA gene encoding thioredoxin — protein MNAAVSPHIFDVDQDNFEAEVLQASLKTPVLVDFWATWCGPCKTLGPMLEKLATEYNGAFRLGKVDVDKNQELAGVFGIRSIPTVMLVKDGQILDGFAGALPEGQLREFLSRHLQPQEGEIEEEDVAEDLPSESPEQAINRLQQEIAAQPDRAELKLDLATALAHAGHVAAAETELNSLPANLATDTRAVRLRSQLDLARSLEGTPSSDVLEQRIHANAQDWEAHDLLGLRLLLGDDPSAGLEHWLLILEKARDWREGQAKKRLLAAFNTLDDAELVSRYRRRMTSLLF, from the coding sequence GTGAACGCAGCTGTTTCCCCGCACATTTTCGACGTCGATCAAGATAACTTCGAAGCCGAAGTGCTCCAGGCCTCGCTCAAGACGCCGGTGCTGGTGGATTTCTGGGCCACCTGGTGCGGCCCCTGCAAGACGCTGGGCCCGATGCTGGAAAAACTGGCGACCGAATACAACGGCGCGTTCCGACTGGGCAAGGTCGACGTCGACAAGAACCAGGAATTGGCCGGCGTCTTCGGCATCCGCAGCATTCCTACCGTGATGCTGGTGAAAGACGGCCAGATTCTCGATGGTTTCGCCGGCGCCTTGCCGGAGGGTCAATTGCGCGAATTTCTTTCACGTCACCTGCAACCGCAGGAAGGCGAGATCGAGGAAGAGGACGTCGCGGAAGATCTCCCATCCGAATCGCCGGAGCAGGCGATCAATCGTCTGCAACAGGAAATCGCCGCACAGCCCGACCGCGCCGAATTGAAACTCGATCTGGCGACCGCACTCGCGCATGCCGGTCACGTCGCCGCGGCGGAAACCGAACTCAACAGCTTGCCGGCGAACCTCGCTACCGATACGCGCGCCGTGCGTTTGCGCAGCCAGCTCGACTTGGCGCGCTCGCTCGAAGGCACGCCTTCTTCGGATGTGCTGGAGCAGCGCATCCACGCCAACGCCCAGGATTGGGAAGCGCACGATTTGCTCGGCTTGCGCTTGTTGCTCGGCGACGATCCGTCCGCCGGCCTGGAACACTGGTTGCTGATCCTCGAAAAAGCGCGCGATTGGCGCGAAGGTCAGGCCAAGAAGCGTCTGCTGGCTGCGTTCAATACGCTCGATGACGCGGAATTGGTCAGCCGCTATCGCCGGAGGATGACGTCGCTGCTGTTCTGA
- a CDS encoding DUF502 domain-containing protein: protein MAPLRLKRYLITGLLTFLPLWVTWLVFKFIVGFLADLGAPLVAAFMGAVGWVSPQAAEQLSHGWITYVLALVLTLIALYVLGFLATRVIGQRLLHAFDNLLQRIPLVQTIYGGTKKLTTVLQNKPSGVQRVVLVDFPRKGMKVVGFVTRVMTEESTGREMAAVYIPTTPNPTGGYLEVVPIDEVTPTDWTMDQAMAFIISGGAVAPDTLPASPASLSSPSSEEGA from the coding sequence ATGGCTCCCCTGCGCCTTAAACGCTATCTCATTACCGGCTTGCTTACCTTCCTGCCGTTGTGGGTAACCTGGTTGGTGTTCAAGTTTATTGTCGGCTTTCTGGCCGACCTGGGCGCCCCGCTCGTGGCAGCCTTTATGGGCGCCGTGGGCTGGGTATCGCCACAAGCGGCCGAGCAGCTGAGCCATGGCTGGATCACTTACGTCCTTGCGCTGGTGCTTACGCTGATCGCGCTGTATGTGCTCGGATTTCTCGCCACCCGTGTCATCGGCCAGCGACTGCTGCACGCGTTCGACAATCTTCTGCAGCGCATTCCACTGGTGCAGACCATTTACGGCGGCACCAAGAAACTGACGACCGTGCTGCAAAACAAACCAAGCGGCGTGCAGCGCGTGGTGCTGGTGGACTTTCCGCGCAAGGGCATGAAAGTGGTCGGTTTCGTTACACGCGTGATGACCGAAGAAAGCACCGGCCGCGAGATGGCCGCGGTCTACATTCCCACCACGCCGAACCCTACCGGCGGCTACCTGGAAGTGGTTCCCATCGATGAAGTGACGCCCACCGACTGGACCATGGATCAGGCCATGGCCTTCATCATCTCCGGCGGTGCGGTTGCGCCCGATACGCTGCCAGCGTCGCCCGCTTCGCTGTCGTCACCATCATCGGAGGAAGGCGCATGA
- a CDS encoding paraquat-inducible protein A: MSSLPRAHELGVIGCHVCGLVCRDTHLEHAACPRCESPLHRRKPNSCVKTWALLIAAFIFYIPANLLPIMRTVSLGDVDDNTILSGVIELWVKGSPDLAVIVFTASIVVPMMKFLVLSTLLLSVHRGTNWARRQRSMLYRLVEFIGYWSMLDVFVVSLLTALVQFGFFSQVEPLPGVVYFGLTVVLTMLASMSFDPRMIWDCKDEDD; encoded by the coding sequence GTGAGTTCCTTACCGCGTGCGCACGAACTCGGCGTGATCGGCTGCCATGTGTGCGGCCTGGTGTGCCGCGACACGCACCTGGAGCATGCGGCGTGTCCACGTTGCGAAAGTCCGCTGCATCGGCGCAAACCCAACAGCTGTGTGAAGACGTGGGCGCTGTTGATCGCCGCGTTTATCTTCTACATTCCCGCCAACCTGCTGCCGATCATGCGCACCGTGAGCCTGGGCGATGTGGACGACAACACCATTCTCAGCGGTGTGATCGAGCTGTGGGTGAAGGGATCGCCGGATCTTGCGGTGATCGTCTTCACGGCCAGCATCGTGGTGCCCATGATGAAATTCCTGGTCTTGAGCACGCTGCTGCTGAGCGTCCATCGCGGCACCAATTGGGCGCGTCGACAACGGTCCATGCTATACCGGCTGGTGGAATTTATCGGCTATTGGTCCATGCTGGACGTGTTTGTGGTGTCGCTGCTTACCGCGTTGGTGCAGTTCGGTTTCTTCAGCCAGGTGGAGCCTCTGCCTGGGGTGGTGTATTTCGGTCTCACGGTGGTGCTGACGATGTTGGCCTCCATGAGTTTCGATCCGCGAATGATCTGGGATTGCAAGGACGAGGATGACTGA
- a CDS encoding DUF4442 domain-containing protein, protein MRASTFRRLLNLWPPFLFSGIRLLCLDDDYTEARVVLRLRPWNRNYVRTQFGGSLFAMADPFWMLLILHHLGGDHFVWDKAGSIDFVAPGREDVYAHFKLEQSMLDELRAAAANGEKVLRWFDVSIQTAAGEVVAVVRKQIYVRLKPRHR, encoded by the coding sequence ATGCGCGCATCCACTTTCCGGCGACTGCTCAATCTGTGGCCGCCGTTTTTGTTCAGCGGGATTCGCCTGCTCTGCCTAGACGACGATTACACCGAAGCGCGCGTGGTGCTGCGACTGCGCCCGTGGAACCGCAACTACGTGCGCACGCAATTCGGCGGCAGTCTGTTCGCGATGGCCGATCCTTTCTGGATGCTGCTGATTCTTCACCATCTGGGCGGCGACCATTTCGTGTGGGACAAAGCCGGTAGCATCGATTTCGTGGCGCCCGGCCGCGAAGACGTCTACGCACACTTCAAACTCGAACAAAGCATGCTGGACGAACTTCGCGCGGCCGCCGCCAACGGCGAGAAAGTTTTGCGTTGGTTCGATGTATCGATCCAAACGGCCGCAGGCGAAGTCGTTGCCGTGGTACGCAAGCAGATCTACGTGCGACTGAAACCACGGCATCGCTGA